Proteins encoded together in one Porites lutea chromosome 2, jaPorLute2.1, whole genome shotgun sequence window:
- the LOC140928122 gene encoding probable serine/threonine-protein kinase drkB — protein sequence MPATIKETMEDLRGASAQTPAAGGDFPRSSREIRQREANLERQLREMRQREENLQRQLREMRQREENLQRQLRETQQREGNSQRQLREMQQREENLQRQLREKDQEVNELELSLSLAQQTISEQQQQETCDWVISRDEIQMTNKCLGRGGWGSVYEGVYCGCTIAVKQIHDLILSPHNILLFEREMNIASKCRHPHLLQFIGATNDEGNPLFVTELMEKSLRTLLEQRQLAEIEIRVISLDVARAINYLHQKKPEPIIHRDVSSANVLLWRQGDQWRGKVSDYGTANFMQQTMTVAPGAMIYSAPEALTSNQTVKVDVYSFGVLLCEMCIRQLPDPRRREQQVLLMTNRALRGLVRRCLQTDPEARPTMQEIIDELSRSV from the exons ATGCCCGCTACTATCAAAG AAACTATGGAGGATCTACGTGGAGCAAGCGCACAAACGCCTGCAGCTGGTGGAGACTTCCCAAGGTCATCAAGGGAAATACGGCAGCGCGAAGCAAATTTAGAGAGGCAGCTCAGAGAGATGCGGCAACGTGAAGAAAATTTGCAAAGACAGCTGAGGGAGATGCGGCAACGTGAAGAAAACTTACAAAGGCAGCTGAGAGAGACACAGCAACGTGAAGGAAACTCACAAAGGCAGCTGAGGGAGATGCAGCAACGTGAAGAAAATTTGCAAAGACAGCTGAGAGAAAAAGACCAGGAAGTAAATGAGCTAGAGTTAAGTCTTTCCTTAGCTCAGCAAACAATAAGTGAACAGCAACAACAGGAAACATGCGATTGGGTCATTTCCCGCGATGAAATTCAAATGACCAATAAATGCCTTGGCAGGGGGGGCTGGGGAAGTGTTTATGAAGGCGTGTATTGTGGCTGTACTATAGCAGTAAAGCAAATTCATGACCTGATTCTCTCCCCTCATAACATACTTCTTTTTGAGAGAGAAATGAATATTGCATCCAAGTGCCGCCATCCTCACTTGCTTCAGTTTATCGGCGCCACTAACGATGAAGGAAACCCTCTGTTTGTGACCGAGCTGATGGAGAAAAGTCTGCGAACTCTGTTAGAACAGCGACAACTCGCCGAAATAGAAATACGCGTAATTTCTCTGGATGTAGCCCGAGCAATTAACTATCTTCATCAGAAGAAACCAGAGCCTATCATTCACCGGGATGTGAGCAGTGCGAATGTGTTGCTATGGCGACAGGGTGACCAATGGAGAGGCAAAGTTTCAGATTACGGCACTGCTAATTTCATGCAGCAGACCATGACAGTGGCTCCTGGAGCTATGATTTACAGCGCTCCTGAAGCGCTTACATCAAACCAAACAGTCAAG GTTGATGTTTACAGCTTTGGTGTGCTTCTTTGTGAAATGTGCATCCGGCAACTTCCAGATCCTAGAAGGCGTGAACAGCAAGTTCTACTGATGACGAATCGCGCCTTAAGAGGCCTGGTACGGCGATGCCTGCAGACAGATCCTGAAGCGAGACCAACCATGCAGGAGATAATCGATGAACTATCAAGATCTGTGTAA